A DNA window from Camelina sativa cultivar DH55 chromosome 17, Cs, whole genome shotgun sequence contains the following coding sequences:
- the LOC104759064 gene encoding coumaroyl-CoA:anthocyanidin 3-O-glucoside-6''-O-coumaroyltransferase 2-like: MAHLQPPNIIETTHISPQKAPFHQPLFLKSTGTADFNDLKADSAKDIRVLHGVMPKLPPPHDSPEGILMRPTSVMQVTIFPGAGICIGNSVTHVVADGVTFTDFMKYWMTLTKSKGKYPAATLLLPSPPDHSCRNIIKDPGEVAKGHFGETLTEASGKDGHKDEVFHLMINVDCRNRLKYAEAEPIPQTYFLNCMAPGIVSVKKRDLLGHKGVLAASDALTARIRDMLSNDLLKTAPSWGQGVRKWAMSRFQTSVAGAPKLRMYDMDFGSGKPCKMDIANIETGGSIALAESRDGSNGNEIGIALEKKTMDAFAMILQEGIKKFKT, from the exons ATGGCTCATCTTCAACCTCCTAACATCATCGAGACCACTCACATCTCTCCCCAAAAGGCACCGTTCCATCAACCACTCTTCCTCA AGTCCACTGGAACAGCTGATTTCAATGATTTGAAAGCCGATTCTGCTAAAGATATCAGAGTGTTGCATGGCGTCATGCCAAAGCTACCTCCTCCTCACGACTCCCCCGAAGGAATTCTGATGCGGCCAACAAGCGTGATGCAAGTCACCATCTTCCCTGGAGCCGGAATCTGTATAGGCAACTCAGTTACTCATGTTGTAGCAGATGGAGTCACCTTCACTGATTTCATGAAGTATTGGATGACATTGACCAAATCAAAGGGCAAATATCCAGCTGCCACGCTTCTTCTACCCTCTCCGCCTGATCACAGCTGCAGAAACATTATCAAGGACCCAGGCGAGGTAGCTAAAGGACACTTTGGAGAG ACGCTTACTGAAGCCAGTGGAAAGGATGGACACAAAGACGAAGTCTTTCACTTGATGATTAATGTGGATTGCAGGAATCGTCTCAAGTATGCAGAAGCAGAACCAATACCGCAAACATACTTTCTCAACTGCATGGCTCCAGGTATCGTATCAGTCAAGAAACGAGATTTGCTAGGACACAAAGGCGTTTTGGCTGCTTCGGATGCACTAACAGCGAGAATCAGGGATATGCTATCAAATGATCTGTTGAAAACAGCCCCAAGTTGGGGACAAGGAGTACGCAAATGGGCAATGTCCCGTTTTCAAACATCAGTAGCAGGAGCTCCAAAACTGAGAATGTATGATATGGATTTTGGGTCAGGAAAGCCCTGCAAAATGGATATAGCAAACATAGAAACAGGAGGTTCAATTGCATTGGCAGAGTCCAGAGACGGCAGTAATGGAAATGAGATTGGAAtagcattggagaagaaaacaATGGATGCCTTTGCTATGATTCTACAAGAGGGGATCAAGAAATTTAAAACATAG